TCCAGGCGCCCTGATAGGTCTCCTTGTCGAGCATCAGTTGGATCTTGCCGTAGAGGTAGTACTTGTCCTTGGGCACGCCCTCGATGACCCAGAAGCGGCGCTTGGCGAGGGCGGCGCTGCGCGGCGCCCAGGCGATGCCCTTCCAGTCCGGATCCTGGAAGCCGACGATCTTCAGCGCCGGGTCCCAGTTGGCCCGCCAGCCGCCGCCGGGGATCCAGATCGAATTCGACTTGCCCTCGAGGTTGAGCGGGTCGACCAGGCGGAGCTGGTCCTTCTCCTCGACCAGCGTCCAGGAGAAGTCCTCCGGCTTGCCGTCGAAGAACGGGCCATCGTCCTGGCTCATGTCGGAGCCGAGGAAGCCGTCCGAGCGGTTCGCCGGGCTGACGGCGCGAACGCGCCGCAGGGCCGGCACGAAGGCCCACGCCGAGTCGCGCTTCTCGGGATCGCGATAGCGCCAGCTCAACGCCGCGGTGCCGGCGAGATCGGCTGGGGTCTTGGCGACCACGAGCTGCTGAGTGGAGAAGTTCTGCGGGTTCGGCGGCCGCTCGTGGTCGCTGACCCCGTCGTAGTACATGAAGTTGACGTCCTGGTCGGTGCGTCGCTCGACCGACCGCGGGCCGACCCAGTTGACCTGCGACTCGGCGTGCAGGTTGCCGTAGTACCAGGTCAGGTAGAAGAAGTTCCACAGGATCTTCGACGCGGCCTGCGGGTCGTCCTTGTCGATGACCGGGAACGGATAGCCCATGATGTACGGGGGCTGCTCGCCGGTCGAGTTGAGCACCACCGATCCGGTCTCGCTCAGCTTGTACTGTCCGGCGTTCTTCTCCGTCGACGCCTTGAAGTTGGGGGGCCAGTTGAACGTGCCGAGAGGCCAGTCGACGATCGCGTTGGCATAGCCGCCCTCTTGGTAGTGCTTGAGGATTTCCGGCGGCAGCAGGCCCTCGGCCAACTGCCAGTTCGATTGATCGAGCACCATGCCCGGCTTCAGGCCGTCTGCGGAATCGGCGGCGAATGCCGCTGCGCCGACCGAGACGGCGACCACCACCGCCGCCAGGCTCTTCCTGACACTGAGCATCACGATCCTCCGCGGTCTTCGACATGCGCCGTCGGATTCGGCGGACCCACCCCCAATGCGTTCCGCCGGCAGCGCGATTCGCACAGTACGGTTTCGTCGCCGCGATGGTCAAATGACGCTCGTCGACGCGGTGCGTTGTGGCCGCGCAGCGGCTGTGGCAATCTCCGCCGTCGCCGGACGATGATGCCGCTCGCCCTCACCTCTCTCCATCACAGCGTGCGGCGCGCCCGCGGCGCGACGGCCGCCCGCGCGATGCGTCGACCTGGAGCCCGCGCGTGAGCCCCGGCGGACGCCGGCCGGCACGGCGCCGGCCGACTGCGCGCGAGCGGGCGATCGGCATCTTCGATTCCGGGATCGGCGGCCTGACGGTGGTGCGCGCCCTGAGCAGGCTGTTGCCCAACGAGTCGTTGATCTATCTCGGCGACACCGGCCGCTATCCCTACGGGACGAAGTCGGCCGACGTCGTCCGCCGCTATTCGCTCGAGAACACCGCCTTCCTGATCGACAAAGAGATCAAGATGTTGGTGGTCGCCTGCAACACCTCGACGGCGGTCGCGCTCGATGCGGTGCGGGCGTTGGTCGACGTGCCGGTGGTCGGGGTGATCGAGCCCGGGGCGCGCGCCGCGGCGCGCGCCAGCCGCAACCGCAAGATCG
Above is a genomic segment from bacterium containing:
- a CDS encoding DUF1329 domain-containing protein, whose amino-acid sequence is MLSVRKSLAAVVVAVSVGAAAFAADSADGLKPGMVLDQSNWQLAEGLLPPEILKHYQEGGYANAIVDWPLGTFNWPPNFKASTEKNAGQYKLSETGSVVLNSTGEQPPYIMGYPFPVIDKDDPQAASKILWNFFYLTWYYGNLHAESQVNWVGPRSVERRTDQDVNFMYYDGVSDHERPPNPQNFSTQQLVVAKTPADLAGTAALSWRYRDPEKRDSAWAFVPALRRVRAVSPANRSDGFLGSDMSQDDGPFFDGKPEDFSWTLVEEKDQLRLVDPLNLEGKSNSIWIPGGGWRANWDPALKIVGFQDPDWKGIAWAPRSAALAKRRFWVIEGVPKDKYYLYGKIQLMLDKETYQGAWNRKFSWQGELLNTLQTMAYNLKPMTRPDGQIDYIQGSNMSYNVAENIKANRATVAGLKSDPKAALDTHHPFDPAFFDMNSLSRFGK